In Chitinophaga nivalis, a single genomic region encodes these proteins:
- a CDS encoding FecR family protein, with the protein MEMNNSRIEQLIVEELAGVISPEDRDWLHRQIDIDADAHTLYQHKREILHTEALKQVMRNSPAAINIVHRERRRRIRIRRIASWSAAAAILLLAGAYYFSSSFRQPIPPAALANSKHIILQLSDGHSIDLSEAPQQLKLGAMTLQNTQGYLSYQAVSSNTMATLQVPPGKDYRLLLPDGSEITLNAASTLQFPLTFTGNTREVTINGEAYMKIAPNAQQPFMVHLPNSTVEVLGTAFNVNTYDRGHVQVALVEGAVRMKTNDKAQLLQPGEEAIYKEGEGVIVRPFDADYTLSWRKGKHIFNDVPLEEVMKVLPRWFGVQVVIDTARHAAMRFTGVIDRYQPVRISLERLKYTSDFDFYIQDNVVHIR; encoded by the coding sequence ATGGAAATGAACAACAGTAGAATTGAACAGCTGATAGTAGAAGAGTTAGCTGGTGTCATCAGTCCGGAAGACCGCGACTGGCTGCACCGGCAAATCGATATAGATGCCGATGCCCACACCCTTTATCAGCACAAAAGAGAAATATTACATACGGAAGCATTGAAACAGGTTATGCGCAACAGCCCCGCTGCCATTAACATTGTGCACAGGGAACGCCGGAGGAGAATACGGATACGTCGTATCGCCTCCTGGTCTGCCGCTGCCGCCATCCTGTTGCTGGCGGGTGCTTACTACTTTTCCAGCTCCTTCCGGCAACCAATACCGCCAGCCGCTTTAGCCAACAGTAAACACATCATCCTGCAATTATCCGATGGCCATAGCATCGATCTGTCGGAAGCGCCGCAACAGTTGAAACTGGGAGCCATGACCCTGCAGAACACCCAGGGATATTTGTCCTATCAGGCTGTTAGCAGCAATACGATGGCTACGCTACAGGTACCGCCTGGCAAAGATTACCGGCTCTTACTACCCGATGGCAGCGAAATAACCCTTAATGCAGCTTCTACCTTACAATTTCCGCTGACTTTCACCGGCAATACCCGGGAGGTGACGATTAACGGAGAAGCCTATATGAAAATAGCGCCCAATGCACAACAGCCTTTTATGGTACACTTACCTAACAGTACTGTGGAGGTATTAGGTACCGCTTTTAATGTCAATACCTACGACCGCGGGCATGTACAGGTGGCGTTGGTAGAAGGCGCCGTACGCATGAAAACAAATGACAAGGCGCAGTTGCTGCAGCCCGGCGAAGAAGCCATCTATAAAGAGGGTGAAGGCGTTATAGTACGTCCGTTCGATGCGGATTATACCCTCAGCTGGCGGAAAGGGAAACATATCTTCAACGATGTGCCCCTGGAAGAAGTGATGAAAGTATTGCCCCGCTGGTTTGGCGTACAGGTAGTGATAGATACGGCCCGGCATGCGGCCATGCGGTTTACAGGCGTAATCGACCGCTACCAGCCCGTGCGTATTTCATTGGAACGCCTGAAATATACCAGCGATTTCGACTTTTACATCCAGGATAATGTGGTGCATATCCGCTGA
- a CDS encoding RNA polymerase sigma factor — protein sequence MHTFQDDMLLQQLKAGDEAAFIAIYNRYQPMLLLEAYYKVRDYAEAEDMVQDIFTALWQRRETILVTTSLKNYLFKSVHYQYAAKLRKNDSSRKFLLQWLHQVENSSDERPIENKELGEQINDAIKNISAAATRKAFQMLYIDGKSQKEIAIDMNINLQVVKNQVSRALKTLRQQLRKAY from the coding sequence ATGCACACTTTTCAGGATGATATGTTACTGCAACAGTTGAAAGCAGGAGACGAAGCCGCTTTTATCGCCATTTACAACCGGTATCAACCTATGTTGCTCCTGGAAGCATATTACAAGGTACGTGACTATGCAGAAGCGGAAGATATGGTACAAGATATCTTTACCGCACTTTGGCAACGAAGAGAAACGATACTGGTAACTACTTCTCTTAAAAATTATCTTTTCAAGTCGGTACATTACCAGTACGCCGCGAAACTGAGAAAAAATGATAGCAGCAGAAAATTCCTCCTGCAATGGCTACATCAGGTGGAAAACAGCAGTGATGAAAGACCTATAGAGAATAAAGAATTAGGTGAACAAATAAACGATGCCATTAAAAACATTTCTGCAGCTGCCACCCGTAAGGCGTTCCAGATGTTGTATATTGATGGTAAAAGCCAGAAAGAGATAGCCATAGACATGAACATTAACCTGCAGGTGGTGAAAAACCAGGTAAGCCGCGCATTGAAAACCCTGCGCCAGCAACTGCGGAAAGCCTATTGA
- a CDS encoding SusC/RagA family TonB-linked outer membrane protein: MRNTTVGTTTDGQGKFTLQQVPANAQLAVSMIGYLSQEVAVNHRKNIPVSLQEYVSNLDETVVIAYGATTKRFNTGNVSSVKAADIAKQPVSNPLAALQGRVPGMIITQQTGLPGGGYNVQIRGQNSIASGNDPLYIIDGVPYSSQITTTLGGTLIGGGSPLNFINPADIESIDVLKDADATAIYGSRGANGVVLITTKKGTIDQTRISLNAYGGIGIASSRVKLMNREQYLEMRHEAFRNDGVLPGIYDHDLNGKWDTTRSTDWQKELLGNKAHFTDVQLSISGGNNNIQYLIGGNLRKETTVFSGKFADKKGSVHFNLTSNSRNQKIQVMLSGNYMVDDNRLPNYDLTGNIYYPPVAPQLYNKDGTLNWQNSTWENPLSPLNTRYSSKTDNLLSNVVISYEPIKALKIKLSGGYNNMLMNEITTLPTTMFDPALKVKTGSASFADKKIQSWILEPQISYQRKWRAGNFDILLGTTIQQSTANAKEVRGLGYNNDALLENIEGASTIIKGNNSNSLYKYNAIFARINCNWDGKYLLNITARRDGSSRFGPGNQFGNFGAVGAGWIFSEENFMKDNAGALSFGKIRASYGTTGNDQISDYRFLSLYQFSSDVPPYQGSPGLTPSSLYNPDYGWEVNKKMEIGIELGLLKDKIFFSTSYYRNRSSNQLLSYPLPDIVGLSSVIQNLPATVENNGWEILLKVGNKQVKKISWSTTFQATIPRNKLISFPGMEKTSYATTMQIGQPLSAIKVLQSAGVNETTGNYQFLDFKGNPTSMPDISTDQYKFININPVFYGGIQQTLQYKNFELDFLFQFVKQTGKNYLYSNYYAPGMSAFYNVPAEVTDRWQKPGDKANFQKYTQKFGETFTAYQYAQQSDLAYSDASYIRLKNLSLTYMIPDQWKNALHLQQGRVYIQGQNLLTITNYKGPDPETQSATKLPPLKVWTIGFQLTF; encoded by the coding sequence ATCCGTAACACCACAGTAGGCACGACCACCGACGGTCAGGGAAAATTCACCTTGCAACAGGTTCCTGCCAATGCCCAGCTAGCTGTTTCCATGATTGGTTATCTCTCCCAGGAAGTGGCTGTTAACCACCGTAAAAACATTCCCGTCAGTTTACAGGAGTATGTGAGTAATCTCGATGAAACCGTCGTGATTGCGTATGGCGCGACGACGAAACGTTTCAACACGGGGAATGTGAGTAGTGTGAAAGCCGCAGATATTGCAAAGCAGCCGGTGAGTAATCCGCTGGCAGCTTTGCAAGGGAGGGTGCCGGGGATGATTATTACGCAGCAGACGGGGCTGCCGGGGGGAGGGTACAATGTACAAATCAGGGGGCAAAATAGTATTGCGAGTGGGAACGATCCACTTTATATTATCGATGGCGTTCCTTACTCCTCACAAATAACAACTACCCTGGGAGGTACTTTAATTGGAGGAGGGAGTCCTCTTAATTTCATCAACCCAGCAGATATTGAAAGTATAGATGTACTGAAAGACGCCGACGCTACAGCCATCTACGGCTCCAGAGGTGCTAACGGAGTCGTTTTAATTACCACCAAAAAAGGTACAATAGACCAGACAAGAATATCATTAAATGCCTATGGCGGTATTGGGATAGCCTCCAGTAGAGTAAAACTAATGAACAGAGAACAATATCTTGAAATGCGTCATGAGGCATTCCGTAACGATGGTGTATTACCAGGCATATATGACCATGATTTAAATGGCAAATGGGATACAACCCGGTCCACAGACTGGCAAAAAGAATTATTAGGTAACAAGGCTCATTTTACAGATGTACAGCTGAGTATTTCAGGGGGCAACAATAACATACAATATCTGATTGGCGGAAATCTCCGTAAGGAAACAACTGTTTTTTCAGGCAAATTCGCTGACAAAAAGGGATCCGTACACTTTAATTTAACCAGTAACTCGCGCAACCAAAAGATCCAGGTTATGTTATCCGGTAATTACATGGTAGATGATAATCGACTTCCTAACTATGATTTGACAGGCAACATCTATTATCCCCCGGTTGCACCTCAGTTATACAACAAAGATGGTACACTTAACTGGCAAAATTCAACATGGGAAAATCCACTCAGCCCATTAAATACGCGTTACTCTTCTAAAACAGACAATCTGTTATCAAATGTCGTGATTAGTTATGAACCTATAAAAGCACTGAAAATAAAATTAAGCGGAGGTTATAACAATATGCTGATGAATGAAATCACAACGTTGCCTACCACTATGTTTGACCCTGCCTTGAAAGTAAAAACCGGTAGTGCCAGTTTTGCAGATAAAAAAATACAATCCTGGATTTTAGAACCTCAGATTTCCTATCAGCGAAAATGGAGAGCAGGTAATTTTGATATACTACTTGGTACAACTATTCAACAAAGCACCGCCAACGCAAAAGAAGTCAGAGGATTGGGCTATAACAATGATGCGTTATTGGAAAATATAGAGGGAGCTTCTACTATTATTAAAGGCAACAATAGCAACTCTCTCTATAAGTATAACGCCATTTTTGCCCGTATTAATTGCAACTGGGACGGCAAGTATTTATTAAATATTACAGCCCGGAGAGATGGCAGTAGCCGCTTTGGGCCAGGTAATCAATTTGGAAATTTTGGGGCTGTGGGCGCGGGCTGGATATTTTCAGAAGAAAATTTCATGAAAGATAATGCAGGAGCCCTCAGTTTTGGTAAAATACGTGCTAGTTACGGTACAACAGGAAATGACCAAATCAGTGACTATCGTTTTCTATCTTTATATCAGTTCTCCTCCGATGTACCACCTTACCAGGGATCGCCGGGTTTAACTCCCAGTTCTTTGTATAATCCGGATTATGGATGGGAAGTCAATAAAAAAATGGAAATAGGAATTGAACTGGGATTACTAAAGGATAAGATTTTTTTTTCCACCAGTTACTATAGAAACCGGTCCTCCAATCAATTATTAAGTTATCCACTACCCGATATAGTAGGCCTTTCCAGCGTGATTCAAAACCTGCCTGCCACTGTAGAAAATAACGGTTGGGAGATACTTTTAAAAGTAGGTAACAAACAAGTAAAAAAAATATCCTGGTCCACTACTTTTCAAGCTACCATTCCCCGAAACAAACTGATCTCATTTCCAGGTATGGAAAAAACATCCTATGCCACTACCATGCAAATAGGTCAGCCGCTATCCGCCATTAAAGTCCTTCAATCTGCAGGCGTAAACGAAACTACTGGCAATTACCAGTTCCTTGATTTTAAAGGCAACCCAACTAGTATGCCTGATATCTCCACTGATCAATATAAATTTATCAATATCAATCCTGTTTTTTATGGGGGGATTCAACAAACACTTCAATATAAAAACTTCGAGCTGGACTTTCTCTTTCAGTTTGTAAAACAAACAGGAAAAAATTATCTCTATAGCAATTATTATGCTCCCGGCATGTCTGCTTTTTATAATGTACCGGCAGAAGTGACTGACCGGTGGCAGAAACCAGGAGATAAAGCTAATTTTCAGAAATACACGCAAAAATTCGGAGAAACATTTACCGCCTATCAATACGCACAACAAAGTGATCTGGCCTATTCCGATGCCTCTTACATCCGGTTGAAAAATCTATCTCTTACTTATATGATTCCTGACCAATGGAAAAATGCATTACACCTACAACAAGGCAGGGTCTATATACAAGGACAAAACCTGCTGACCATTACAAATTACAAAGGACCTGACCCGGAAACGCAGTCCGCAACCAAACTTCCACCCTTAAAAGTATGGACAATAGGTTTTCAGCTCACTTTCTAA
- a CDS encoding RagB/SusD family nutrient uptake outer membrane protein, with protein MGPPLTNVDSQSAYANDISAASVLGGLYGKMKGLNGDIGLSVIGGLSADELTLNTSLNTLLQRVYINSLLSKETPLWNSFYYYIFVCNSALEGIAASNGMTNDGKSQLTGEAKFARAFIYFHLVNYFGDVPLITGTNYNTNASAPRSPVSLVYQQIISDLTAAQSLLSEEYKDADATSVSSERVRPNKWAATALLARTYLYTGDWKNAEIQANSIIENKALYDTIALANIFLKNSRETIWQLQPVDQGYNTLDGYLFVMPDGPNNIKYITLSDHLYQAFETGDQRKTEWVGNSNPVGGTVFHYPNKYKIGTYNILNPITEYLMVLRLGEQYLILAEAAVRQGNLPLATRALNVIRKRARLSEQTFNNKEELLKAVFHEREIELFAEMGHRWLDLKRAGYIDSVMTKATPVKGGNWQTYHQLFPLPIETIQLNPSLTGHQNPGY; from the coding sequence GTGGGGCCACCACTAACCAATGTAGATAGCCAAAGTGCCTATGCCAATGACATTTCCGCCGCATCTGTTTTAGGAGGCCTGTATGGAAAAATGAAAGGCTTGAATGGAGATATTGGCCTTTCTGTTATCGGAGGCCTCTCCGCCGATGAACTCACCTTAAATACTTCTTTAAATACACTACTCCAACGAGTCTATATTAATTCGCTGCTTAGTAAGGAAACACCTTTATGGAATTCCTTTTACTATTATATTTTTGTATGTAACAGCGCATTGGAAGGGATTGCAGCCTCCAACGGCATGACAAATGACGGCAAATCACAACTAACAGGAGAAGCAAAGTTTGCCAGGGCATTTATTTATTTTCACCTCGTAAACTATTTCGGAGATGTTCCACTTATAACAGGTACAAATTATAATACCAACGCCAGCGCTCCCCGTTCTCCTGTAAGCCTTGTATATCAGCAAATCATCAGTGACCTCACAGCCGCACAATCATTGTTGTCGGAAGAATATAAAGATGCAGATGCTACCTCCGTTTCCAGTGAACGCGTCCGGCCTAATAAATGGGCAGCTACTGCATTACTTGCCCGAACCTACCTATATACCGGAGATTGGAAAAATGCTGAAATACAGGCAAATTCCATTATCGAGAACAAAGCATTATACGATACTATTGCATTGGCAAATATCTTCCTTAAAAACAGCCGGGAAACCATCTGGCAACTACAACCTGTTGACCAGGGATATAATACATTAGATGGATACTTATTTGTTATGCCGGATGGCCCTAACAATATTAAATACATCACCCTCAGTGATCACCTCTATCAAGCCTTTGAAACAGGAGATCAGCGAAAAACAGAATGGGTCGGGAACAGCAATCCAGTTGGCGGAACAGTATTCCATTATCCCAATAAATATAAAATCGGCACTTACAATATACTAAATCCGATTACAGAATACCTGATGGTACTCAGACTAGGAGAACAATATCTAATCCTCGCAGAAGCTGCTGTCAGGCAGGGTAATCTACCGCTGGCCACGCGGGCTTTGAATGTAATCCGAAAACGGGCGCGGTTATCTGAGCAGACCTTTAATAATAAAGAGGAACTATTGAAAGCTGTCTTTCATGAAAGAGAAATAGAATTATTTGCAGAGATGGGACATCGCTGGCTCGACCTTAAGCGCGCCGGCTACATTGATTCGGTAATGACCAAGGCCACACCTGTTAAAGGAGGCAACTGGCAAACTTATCATCAACTTTTTCCATTACCCATAGAAACTATTCAATTAAATCCCAGTCTGACAGGGCATCAGAATCCGGGTTATTGA
- a CDS encoding glycoside hydrolase family 2 protein, which produces MQKGKQLLLVLAVLIWSNQSKAQSGWQIQPVTIQTRWAKEVSPSNALPAYPRPQMVRSKWENLNGLWEYAVTTKDKSRPDNYEGKILVPYPIESALSGVKKSLLPTQLLWYKKNIPKPTLKKGERLLLHFGAVDYQATVYLNGKTLGEHSGGYQHFSFDITDLIRNGKNELVVKVFDPSEQGNNPHGKQVLRPQGIMYTASSGIWQTVWLETVPDVYISGIYLTPDVDKSQLQLTINTNTKESGYTIQATARSNGSIVSSNTLLPNQSNNLPVPSPQLWSPETPFLYDLDIALLYQGKVVDSIKSYFGMRKVEIKKDTDGKEKIFLNNQYTFNLGVLDQGFWPEGLYTAPTDEALMFDISAIKSMGFNTIRKHVKLEPDRWYYHCDKAGILVWQDMPTCADTSKAARQIFEAENKENLLQLHNYPSIITWVLFNEGWMRYDQKRLAKWIKETDPSRIVNAHSGENYDKITEAEEKWRDGDLTDTHEYPGPGMPPYLPNKAMVIGEWGGVGVSIWQHQWKGYDSWGYIKIPTLQFPSKYKMMTKLLKVYKEDGGLSGAIYTEPFDVETEENGFITYDREIIKIPIDTLRMINRMITAATSPIDLSFHCTTADTADHFKKYERIQNDARKSILTYQGAANWPKMINTVDEYIKICAPIVLPAELNMYSWAIFQNCDDPASLNAAVEWIKFGLLREPGDKNSIDTYANLLYKLRRKSEAIKLEEEALAIAVAINNQKAIDIYEDTLNKMKKGEKTWPE; this is translated from the coding sequence ATGCAAAAAGGTAAACAACTGCTATTAGTACTTGCAGTACTAATATGGAGCAACCAATCGAAAGCACAATCCGGCTGGCAAATACAACCAGTCACTATCCAAACCCGATGGGCCAAAGAAGTGTCCCCTTCCAACGCATTACCGGCATACCCACGACCTCAAATGGTTCGAAGCAAATGGGAAAATTTAAATGGTTTATGGGAATACGCCGTTACCACCAAAGATAAATCCAGACCAGATAATTACGAGGGAAAAATATTGGTTCCTTATCCGATAGAATCAGCACTTTCCGGTGTAAAAAAAAGCCTGCTTCCTACGCAGTTATTATGGTATAAAAAAAATATTCCCAAACCAACACTTAAAAAGGGAGAAAGATTATTGCTCCATTTCGGAGCAGTTGATTATCAGGCAACGGTTTATCTGAATGGTAAAACCCTAGGAGAACATAGTGGGGGCTATCAACATTTTTCATTTGATATCACCGATCTTATCCGAAACGGAAAAAATGAACTGGTTGTGAAAGTATTCGACCCTTCCGAACAAGGCAATAATCCACATGGCAAACAGGTACTCCGGCCACAGGGTATTATGTACACGGCCAGTAGTGGCATATGGCAAACTGTTTGGCTTGAAACGGTGCCAGATGTATATATCAGTGGCATTTATCTCACACCGGATGTAGACAAAAGTCAGTTACAGCTCACCATTAACACCAACACTAAAGAAAGCGGCTATACTATCCAGGCTACCGCCAGGTCTAATGGAAGTATTGTTAGCAGTAACACACTATTACCTAACCAGTCTAACAATTTGCCCGTACCGTCCCCTCAGCTATGGTCACCGGAAACACCATTTTTGTATGATCTGGATATTGCATTATTATATCAGGGTAAAGTGGTGGATTCGATCAAGAGCTATTTTGGCATGCGCAAAGTGGAGATAAAAAAAGATACAGATGGCAAAGAAAAAATATTTTTAAACAATCAATACACTTTTAATCTGGGCGTACTGGACCAGGGATTCTGGCCAGAAGGATTATATACTGCACCGACAGATGAGGCATTAATGTTTGATATATCCGCCATCAAAAGTATGGGATTTAACACTATCCGGAAACATGTAAAGCTGGAACCAGACAGATGGTACTACCATTGTGATAAAGCTGGCATACTCGTATGGCAGGATATGCCCACCTGTGCCGATACCAGCAAAGCAGCCAGACAAATATTTGAAGCAGAAAATAAAGAGAATCTACTACAATTACATAACTATCCTTCCATCATTACCTGGGTGCTCTTTAATGAAGGATGGATGCGCTATGATCAGAAAAGGTTAGCAAAATGGATAAAAGAAACAGACCCATCACGTATTGTTAATGCACATAGTGGAGAAAATTACGATAAGATCACCGAAGCCGAAGAGAAATGGCGGGATGGGGACCTGACAGACACCCATGAATACCCAGGTCCCGGTATGCCCCCCTATCTGCCTAACAAAGCGATGGTAATAGGTGAATGGGGTGGCGTCGGGGTTTCAATATGGCAACACCAATGGAAAGGCTATGATAGTTGGGGATATATCAAAATACCTACCTTGCAATTCCCATCTAAATACAAAATGATGACCAAACTATTAAAAGTCTACAAAGAAGATGGGGGACTTTCCGGGGCCATCTACACAGAGCCTTTCGACGTTGAAACGGAAGAAAATGGCTTTATCACCTATGATAGAGAAATCATTAAAATCCCAATAGATACACTCAGAATGATCAACCGCATGATTACAGCGGCCACCAGTCCTATAGATCTGTCATTCCATTGCACAACAGCAGATACTGCTGATCATTTTAAAAAATATGAACGTATCCAGAATGATGCCCGGAAATCAATTCTGACCTATCAGGGGGCTGCAAACTGGCCCAAAATGATTAATACTGTGGACGAATACATTAAAATATGTGCCCCCATTGTATTACCCGCCGAACTAAACATGTATAGCTGGGCAATTTTTCAGAATTGTGACGATCCTGCATCACTTAATGCAGCAGTGGAGTGGATTAAATTTGGATTATTACGCGAACCAGGAGATAAAAACAGTATTGATACCTATGCGAATCTGCTCTATAAGCTCCGTCGCAAAAGCGAGGCTATTAAACTGGAAGAAGAAGCGCTAGCCATTGCTGTTGCCATTAATAATCAGAAAGCAATAGATATATACGAAGACACTCTTAATAAAATGAAAAAAGGGGAAAAAACATGGCCGGAATAA
- a CDS encoding alpha/beta hydrolase family protein: MKKKIFFLILQLVTVATIAQKKPLTLTDVESWPLIDLKIISNDGKYIAYSYRIPSGEVKLVIQATQATWKKEIISGDMAAFSQDSRMVIYKTKGDTLYLDKIPDGPKKAIPGVFNFNAISIDKEEYLLYQLNDSLKRCVIQKITSGQQEEIIGVNQYLISPDQKTILFYTSTKKEKYTAHALYWYKLSDNSRQQIWMDSLSVLSFCFDPTGKQVAFQTASNNIQQATTQIRYFKEGMSSAKVLLNDHSPEIDPSYILDNGFDVPFFSSNGAHLYFYQKKKADTTLTLTNVAVDIWHYQDTRLQSQQLEATNFAPKTYLSAFSFATGHIVPITTNEYEYTQQPAIRSKGDYVLMSILKGDPGEKNWNVQGRESVFLISLLTGEKKLIKQNISNYSLNDYQLSPNGKYLVYYDCDSMHYFSYNTTTGDRINISGNIKVPFYDETNDYPYLPASNGIAAFTTDESGVFVYDNYDIWLLSLKSRTANNTCITNHYGRMNHTVLRIMDPFSKMGNINTRQKLIVTAFNTRNKYNGFYQIDFNHPSKSRILTIGPYLYYYPFNSYKIYPDTLIKSKHPTAYLLVRMSDREAPNLFFTTHFKTFSPLTNFAPQESVNWLRKELFHWKMPDNTTGTAILYKPADFDPQKKYPVLFYLYEKNSNELYFFDRPLPSNGALNVSYFVSNGYVVCSPDITYKTGSPGQSSFDAVTSCAQQLAAMLWVDSSKMGLQGISFGGYEVNYLISHTSLFAAAAECAGVTDFVSGYNSIRSGGISQQYLYETFQNRMGKTLWEDKTGYISNSPIFAADKVNTPLLIMHNKGDRQVLLEQGISWFLALRRLQKKVWLLQYDGEYHGLLQYDNQMDYSIRMAQFFDHFLKGKPAPLWMQKGIPAIMKLKQSGL, encoded by the coding sequence ATGAAAAAAAAAATATTCTTTCTCATTTTACAGCTTGTCACAGTCGCAACGATCGCACAAAAAAAACCACTTACCTTAACAGATGTGGAGAGCTGGCCTTTGATTGACTTAAAAATAATCAGTAATGATGGGAAATATATTGCCTACAGTTATAGGATACCTTCCGGGGAAGTAAAGCTGGTGATTCAAGCTACACAAGCTACCTGGAAAAAAGAAATAATATCCGGTGATATGGCCGCATTTTCTCAAGATAGCCGAATGGTCATTTACAAAACAAAAGGAGATACCCTCTATCTGGATAAAATTCCAGACGGACCTAAAAAAGCAATTCCTGGTGTATTTAATTTTAACGCCATCAGTATAGATAAAGAAGAATACCTATTATATCAGTTAAACGATTCCCTCAAACGATGTGTTATTCAAAAAATCACATCCGGACAACAGGAAGAGATCATTGGCGTAAACCAATATCTGATCAGCCCAGATCAAAAAACCATACTATTTTATACCAGTACGAAGAAAGAAAAATATACCGCTCATGCTCTCTATTGGTATAAACTATCAGATAATTCCCGACAACAAATATGGATGGACAGCTTATCCGTATTAAGTTTTTGCTTTGATCCGACAGGAAAACAAGTTGCATTTCAAACAGCATCTAACAATATTCAACAAGCAACTACTCAGATAAGATATTTTAAAGAAGGTATGTCCTCTGCCAAAGTACTGTTGAATGATCATTCTCCGGAGATAGATCCCTCATATATTCTTGATAATGGATTCGATGTGCCCTTTTTTAGTTCTAATGGAGCCCACCTTTATTTCTATCAAAAGAAAAAAGCTGATACAACACTCACCTTAACAAATGTTGCGGTAGATATCTGGCATTACCAGGATACCAGATTACAATCACAGCAATTAGAAGCAACCAACTTTGCTCCCAAAACATACCTTTCCGCTTTTTCCTTTGCAACCGGACATATTGTACCTATTACAACAAACGAGTATGAATATACTCAACAACCAGCTATAAGGAGCAAAGGCGATTACGTTCTTATGAGTATCCTAAAAGGAGACCCTGGTGAGAAAAACTGGAATGTACAGGGAAGAGAAAGTGTTTTTTTAATATCACTACTGACCGGAGAAAAAAAACTGATCAAGCAAAACATTTCCAATTATTCACTCAATGATTATCAATTATCTCCCAACGGCAAGTATCTGGTATATTATGATTGTGACAGTATGCACTATTTCAGCTATAATACCACTACCGGTGATCGGATAAATATTTCAGGGAATATCAAAGTACCATTTTATGATGAAACAAATGATTATCCTTACCTACCCGCTTCCAATGGTATTGCTGCTTTTACTACTGACGAATCTGGTGTGTTTGTATACGATAATTATGACATTTGGCTACTTTCATTAAAATCTCGCACTGCAAATAATACTTGCATTACTAATCATTATGGCAGGATGAATCATACAGTTCTGCGCATAATGGACCCATTTAGTAAAATGGGGAATATAAACACCCGACAAAAATTAATTGTCACTGCCTTCAATACACGTAATAAATATAATGGGTTTTATCAGATCGACTTCAATCATCCTTCAAAGTCCCGTATACTCACTATAGGTCCATACCTATATTATTATCCTTTTAATTCCTACAAAATATATCCTGATACACTTATAAAATCAAAACATCCAACAGCTTATCTACTGGTAAGAATGTCAGATAGAGAAGCTCCTAATCTATTCTTCACCACCCATTTCAAGACCTTCTCTCCACTTACAAACTTTGCCCCTCAGGAAAGCGTAAATTGGCTACGAAAGGAGTTATTTCATTGGAAGATGCCAGATAACACTACTGGCACCGCTATTCTTTATAAACCAGCAGATTTTGATCCTCAAAAAAAATATCCAGTTCTTTTCTATTTATATGAAAAAAATTCCAATGAACTGTATTTTTTTGACAGACCTCTTCCAAGTAATGGCGCGCTTAATGTCTCTTATTTTGTCAGTAACGGATACGTTGTATGTAGCCCTGATATAACCTATAAAACAGGTAGTCCCGGACAAAGTTCATTTGATGCCGTGACTTCGTGTGCACAACAACTGGCTGCTATGCTTTGGGTTGACAGCAGTAAGATGGGGTTACAAGGCATTAGTTTTGGAGGATACGAAGTAAATTACCTGATTAGCCACACCTCTCTTTTTGCAGCAGCGGCAGAATGCGCAGGCGTTACGGATTTCGTTAGTGGCTATAACAGTATCCGTTCTGGCGGTATCAGTCAGCAATATTTATATGAGACATTTCAAAACAGAATGGGAAAAACATTATGGGAAGATAAAACAGGTTATATCAGTAATTCTCCCATCTTTGCTGCTGACAAAGTAAATACCCCTTTGCTTATCATGCACAATAAAGGAGATCGGCAGGTATTATTGGAGCAAGGCATATCCTGGTTTCTTGCACTTCGCCGGTTGCAAAAGAAAGTCTGGTTATTACAATATGATGGTGAATACCATGGACTTCTTCAATATGATAATCAGATGGACTATTCCATTCGCATGGCCCAGTTCTTTGATCATTTTTTGAAAGGAAAACCTGCTCCCCTATGGATGCAAAAAGGTATTCCTGCCATAATGAAACTTAAACAAAGCGGCTTATAA